Proteins co-encoded in one Paraburkholderia edwinii genomic window:
- a CDS encoding MFS transporter, giving the protein MRQLAHASIETRTIARISGRIVPFLVLAFFVSFIDRVNVGFAALQMNRQLGFSATVFGWGVGAFFVSLCLCEVPANMLMAKVGARRWICRIMISWGLVSGATAFVTGVKSFLLLRFLLGVAEAGFFPGVILYLGTWFPRGNRAHVLSLFLMAMPLANFIGSPISGALLGLDGLLGLHGWQWLFIIEAVPAVLMGVLCLFVLPDNPAKARWLAEDERRWLNERLAAERSSAPATVEAHSIWQVLRNPRVLGLAVVYAGSVGCNYALSYWQPQIIKAFGLTNFQTGLINAIPFGLATAAMIIWARRSDRSRERFWHTAVPLAVSAVGLLACMFLTTLAPTVIALTVALAGCYAVKAPMFALCAESLSENAAAAGIGQVCAIGNVAGFICPTLIGWIRDLTGSFRMGLLPMVVLALLGMVVTLALKRRHPLPPGSAGSPDRRLQEAR; this is encoded by the coding sequence ATGCGGCAGCTTGCGCACGCGTCCATCGAGACGCGCACCATCGCCCGAATCTCGGGACGCATCGTCCCGTTTCTTGTCCTTGCGTTCTTTGTGTCGTTTATCGACCGTGTCAATGTTGGCTTCGCCGCATTGCAGATGAACCGTCAGCTCGGCTTTTCCGCGACCGTATTCGGCTGGGGCGTCGGCGCGTTTTTCGTTTCGCTGTGCCTGTGCGAGGTGCCGGCGAACATGCTGATGGCGAAGGTCGGTGCGCGCCGCTGGATCTGCCGGATCATGATCAGCTGGGGGCTCGTGTCGGGCGCGACCGCGTTCGTGACCGGCGTGAAGTCGTTCCTGCTGCTGCGCTTTCTGCTCGGCGTGGCCGAAGCCGGGTTCTTTCCGGGCGTTATCCTTTATCTCGGTACCTGGTTTCCGCGCGGCAACCGTGCGCATGTGCTGAGCCTGTTTCTGATGGCGATGCCGCTCGCGAACTTTATCGGCTCGCCGATCTCGGGCGCGCTGCTCGGCCTCGATGGCTTGCTCGGCCTGCACGGCTGGCAGTGGCTTTTTATCATCGAAGCGGTACCTGCCGTGTTGATGGGCGTGCTGTGTCTGTTCGTGCTGCCCGACAACCCCGCGAAAGCGCGCTGGCTCGCAGAGGACGAACGCCGCTGGCTTAACGAACGTCTTGCCGCCGAACGCAGCAGCGCGCCGGCCACGGTCGAAGCGCATTCGATCTGGCAGGTGCTGCGCAACCCGCGCGTGCTCGGCCTCGCGGTGGTCTATGCGGGCTCGGTCGGCTGCAACTACGCGCTCAGCTATTGGCAGCCGCAGATCATCAAGGCGTTCGGCCTGACCAACTTCCAGACGGGGCTGATCAACGCGATTCCGTTCGGTCTTGCCACAGCAGCAATGATTATCTGGGCGCGCCGCTCGGACCGTAGCCGCGAGCGCTTCTGGCATACGGCGGTGCCGCTCGCGGTGTCGGCGGTGGGCCTGCTTGCTTGCATGTTCCTCACAACGCTCGCGCCGACCGTGATCGCGCTGACCGTCGCGCTCGCGGGCTGCTATGCGGTCAAGGCGCCGATGTTCGCGCTGTGCGCGGAATCGCTGTCCGAGAACGCAGCCGCCGCCGGCATCGGACAGGTCTGCGCGATCGGCAACGTGGCGGGCTTTATCTGCCCGACGCTGATCGGCTGGATTCGCGACCTGACCGGCAGCTTCCGCATGGGCCTGCTGCCGATGGTCGTGCTCGCGCTGCTCGGCATGGTCGTGACGCTTGCGCTCAAGCGCCGCCATCCGCTGCCACCGGGTTCGGCGGGTTCGCCCGACCGCCGCCTGCAAGAGGCGCGCTGA
- a CDS encoding DUF2278 family protein, producing the protein MNEYCVFKGTLLRAAPFKDSYPGSPHYVITVAGSDNKPFNIVVNSASTEPGEDGDDDVYFYADLNFDDPLTAKLEALGLGLHTSGFPRLDYWQDRSLLDLSRMRPVPYKDENGNRADVNDIIDEMLTIDESRPSQKLPYDNGSGKLQQRDFWEPTAKNVVVYGFGFLFLPKQDGLHETHMNQGNPKGRHFKENGAFQDGAVIVQRDNGFAAAFTAFQTQRLPTDAKGNPTKDARPLPEFIRAQ; encoded by the coding sequence ATGAACGAATACTGTGTGTTCAAGGGAACGCTGCTGCGCGCCGCGCCTTTCAAGGATTCTTACCCGGGCAGCCCGCACTATGTGATTACCGTGGCGGGCAGTGACAACAAGCCATTCAATATCGTCGTGAACTCCGCATCGACGGAACCGGGCGAAGACGGCGATGACGATGTCTATTTCTACGCCGACCTCAATTTCGACGATCCGCTTACGGCCAAACTCGAAGCACTCGGCTTAGGGCTGCACACGAGCGGGTTTCCGCGGCTCGATTACTGGCAGGACCGCAGCCTGCTCGATCTAAGCCGCATGCGCCCCGTTCCGTACAAGGACGAAAACGGCAATCGCGCGGACGTCAATGACATCATCGACGAGATGCTGACGATCGACGAAAGCCGTCCCTCGCAGAAGCTGCCGTATGACAACGGCAGCGGCAAGCTGCAACAGCGCGACTTCTGGGAGCCGACGGCAAAGAACGTCGTGGTCTACGGGTTTGGCTTTCTGTTTCTGCCCAAACAGGATGGCCTGCACGAAACGCACATGAACCAGGGCAATCCGAAGGGCAGGCACTTCAAGGAGAACGGCGCGTTTCAGGACGGCGCCGTGATCGTTCAGCGCGATAACGGTTTTGCAGCTGCTTTCACGGCGTTTCAGACGCAACGGCTGCCGACTGACGCAAAGGGCAATCCGACGAAAGACGCGCGGCCGTTGCCGGAGTTTATCCGGGCGCAGTGA
- a CDS encoding maleate cis-trans isomerase family protein, whose product MKGWRARIGFLVPPGNPTVEPEMFEMAPRGVSVHFTRMTAHGAAGTHDGQDERNRSQIESVDACLELLAMVSPNVVVMAHTATSYTLGREAEAALTARIEQQFGFRFITAFGSVMAAVAKLGVKRIAYATPYNEATTLQGVAHLREHNIDVVSHGRLDNVRNIYEENDERAYSVARQVDHQNAEAIFLSGVGMPTLGALECLERDLGKPVISAASAMMWHALRVSGIGEAVDGYGQLLRER is encoded by the coding sequence ATGAAAGGATGGAGAGCGCGCATCGGGTTCCTGGTGCCACCGGGCAACCCGACGGTCGAGCCCGAAATGTTCGAAATGGCGCCGCGCGGCGTGTCGGTGCATTTCACGCGAATGACCGCGCACGGCGCGGCCGGCACGCACGACGGCCAGGACGAGCGCAACCGGAGCCAGATCGAAAGCGTCGACGCCTGCCTCGAACTGCTTGCGATGGTGTCGCCGAATGTCGTCGTGATGGCGCACACGGCGACGAGCTATACGCTCGGACGCGAAGCCGAAGCGGCGCTGACCGCACGTATCGAACAGCAATTCGGGTTTCGCTTTATCACCGCGTTCGGTTCGGTGATGGCGGCCGTCGCGAAACTCGGCGTCAAACGCATTGCATACGCGACGCCGTATAACGAAGCGACGACGCTGCAAGGCGTCGCGCATCTGCGCGAACACAATATCGATGTGGTCAGCCACGGCCGCCTCGACAACGTGCGCAATATCTACGAAGAGAACGACGAGCGGGCCTATAGCGTTGCGCGGCAGGTCGATCACCAGAACGCGGAAGCGATCTTTCTCAGCGGTGTCGGCATGCCGACGCTCGGCGCGCTCGAATGCCTCGAACGCGATCTCGGCAAGCCGGTTATTTCCGCGGCGTCCGCGATGATGTGGCACGCGTTGCGCGTGAGCGGCATCGGCGAAGCGGTCGACGGCTACGGTCAGTTGCTGCGCGAGCGCTGA
- a CDS encoding xanthine dehydrogenase family protein molybdopterin-binding subunit produces the protein MSKSPSVHNGIGQPVPRREDLRLIQGQGCFSNDFYLSGQAHAYFIRSPHAHAEIVSIDASAALELEGVIAVLTGKDVEADGLKSLPHRPVLGHHADVKLTNTDGSEKFVSPHLPLPPDRARFVGEAVAVVVAETVEIAKDAAELVTIEYEALPAVTGTLAAAAPDAPRVWDEHANVALDAQLGDAEATHAAFARAAHVTSIRTWIQRLTGVPMEPRAAAASYDPKTQRYTLFAGSGNVVRQKRELAHILGIEEPMVRVVARDVGGNFGTRNAFYPEFAMIAWASRRIGRPVHWNCERQEAFLSDYQGRDLYVDAEIALDKDGKFLALRGSNLSNVGAHTVSFVPLTKGIGLMSSVYDIPSAHFRGRAVNSNTPSTNSYRSAGRPEAMFVMERLIDMAAREHGFDRVELRRRNLIQPDRFPYANPLGLTYDSGAYPHTMERALELGKWQTFAERRAEARQRGRHRGIAVANYVEITSGMPRERAEVTIQPGGTVEVVIGTLSSGQGHETSFAQLITEWFNVPIEQVRIITGDTDIVPAGGGSQSGRSMRLAGIVIGKASEALLARSKRIAAHLLELDNHEEAKAVRFENGRFTATCSGSGSDGASKSFDIFDIAAAATNPDSTLPDDLRGPLAAVSDETVQVAGYPFGSHVCEVEVDADTGTVELIDYIAVDDVGQAINPLILHGQAHGGIAQGVGQALHERCYYEDGSGQLLSGSFMDYQIPRASDLPDFITEISETPSPTNPLGVRAGGEGGTTPALGCVINAIVDALAEFGVTHIDMPATPERVWQAIQDARQQNNASPAGANQ, from the coding sequence TTGAGCAAGTCGCCATCCGTTCATAACGGCATCGGTCAACCGGTGCCGCGTCGCGAAGACCTGCGTCTGATCCAGGGACAAGGTTGTTTCAGCAACGACTTCTATCTGTCCGGTCAGGCCCACGCGTACTTCATTCGCTCTCCTCATGCGCACGCGGAAATCGTATCGATCGATGCCTCGGCGGCGCTCGAACTGGAAGGCGTGATCGCTGTGCTGACCGGCAAGGACGTCGAGGCCGATGGGCTCAAGTCGCTGCCGCACCGCCCCGTGCTCGGGCATCACGCGGACGTCAAGCTCACCAACACCGACGGCTCGGAGAAGTTTGTTTCGCCGCATCTGCCGCTGCCGCCCGACCGCGCGCGCTTCGTCGGCGAGGCCGTAGCCGTGGTCGTTGCCGAGACGGTGGAGATTGCGAAAGATGCGGCCGAGCTTGTCACTATCGAATACGAGGCGCTGCCGGCAGTCACCGGCACGCTCGCGGCGGCCGCACCCGACGCACCGCGCGTGTGGGACGAGCACGCGAATGTCGCGCTCGATGCGCAACTCGGCGACGCCGAAGCGACCCACGCCGCTTTCGCACGCGCCGCCCATGTGACTTCAATCAGGACGTGGATTCAGCGGCTAACCGGCGTGCCGATGGAACCGCGCGCCGCGGCCGCCAGCTACGATCCGAAAACGCAGCGCTATACGCTGTTCGCCGGCAGCGGCAACGTGGTCCGTCAGAAGCGCGAGCTCGCGCACATCCTCGGCATCGAGGAACCGATGGTGCGCGTGGTCGCGCGCGACGTCGGCGGCAATTTCGGCACGCGCAATGCGTTCTACCCCGAGTTCGCGATGATTGCGTGGGCGTCGCGGCGCATCGGGCGCCCGGTGCACTGGAACTGCGAGCGCCAGGAGGCGTTTCTTAGCGACTACCAGGGGCGCGACCTTTACGTCGATGCGGAAATCGCGCTCGACAAAGACGGCAAGTTTCTCGCGCTGCGCGGCTCGAACCTCAGCAACGTTGGCGCGCATACAGTGTCGTTCGTACCGTTGACGAAAGGCATCGGCCTGATGAGCAGCGTCTACGATATCCCGAGCGCACATTTTCGCGGACGCGCGGTCAACAGCAACACGCCATCGACGAATTCGTATCGCAGTGCAGGCCGGCCCGAAGCGATGTTCGTCATGGAGCGGCTGATCGATATGGCCGCGCGCGAACATGGCTTCGATCGCGTCGAGCTGCGCCGGCGCAATCTGATTCAGCCCGATCGTTTCCCGTACGCGAATCCGCTTGGCCTCACCTACGACAGCGGCGCGTATCCGCACACCATGGAACGCGCGCTCGAGCTCGGCAAATGGCAGACGTTCGCGGAGCGCCGCGCGGAAGCGCGCCAGCGTGGCAGGCATCGCGGCATCGCTGTCGCGAACTATGTCGAGATCACCTCGGGCATGCCGCGCGAGCGCGCCGAAGTGACGATTCAGCCGGGCGGAACCGTCGAGGTGGTGATCGGCACGCTGTCGAGCGGTCAGGGACACGAAACAAGTTTTGCGCAGTTGATCACCGAATGGTTCAACGTGCCGATCGAGCAGGTGCGCATCATCACGGGCGACACCGACATCGTGCCGGCCGGCGGCGGCTCACAGTCAGGCCGGTCGATGCGACTGGCAGGCATTGTGATCGGCAAGGCAAGCGAAGCGTTGCTCGCAAGGTCGAAACGTATCGCCGCGCATTTGCTGGAACTCGACAATCACGAAGAAGCGAAAGCCGTGCGCTTCGAAAACGGCCGCTTTACGGCAACCTGCAGCGGCAGCGGCAGCGACGGTGCGTCCAAGTCCTTCGATATCTTCGACATTGCCGCTGCAGCGACCAACCCCGATAGCACCCTGCCCGACGACCTACGCGGCCCGCTCGCCGCCGTATCCGACGAAACCGTGCAGGTCGCCGGCTATCCATTCGGCAGCCATGTCTGCGAAGTCGAAGTCGATGCCGATACGGGCACGGTCGAACTGATCGATTACATCGCCGTCGACGACGTCGGGCAAGCGATCAATCCGCTGATCCTGCATGGCCAGGCGCATGGCGGCATTGCGCAAGGCGTCGGGCAGGCGCTGCACGAGCGCTGTTACTACGAAGACGGCAGCGGCCAGTTGCTGTCCGGCTCGTTTATGGACTACCAGATTCCGCGCGCGTCCGATCTGCCCGACTTCATCACCGAGATCAGCGAGACGCCGTCGCCGACCAATCCGCTCGGCGTGCGCGCGGGCGGCGAAGGCGGCACGACGCCGGCGCTCGGCTGCGTCATCAACGCGATCGTCGACGCGCTCGCTGAATTCGGCGTCACCCATATCGACATGCCGGCGACACCGGAACGCGTGTGGCAAGCGATCCAGGACGCGCGCCAACAAAACAACGCCAGCCCGGCGGGAGCGAATCAATGA
- a CDS encoding alpha/beta fold hydrolase, whose product MDTIQFHEEPAEAAHHIAVCGAHDRGRSGELFCIEDDYTDGWRTPDTVLLLHGIAERAETWRAWVPQLARRYRVLRPDLRGFGRSSALPAGFTIADWADDIVQMVDTLERPRVHLVATKLGALIAFELAQRQPQWVASMTLAGMLPSPNQALGPWINDWLAMVEGDSSGEAKAKANGKLKGNGKDTGRDKLGGVERWAHETMPGRMGSALSPAAMQWWTRAMATAPAASVAACFRLLPGIDGPSYPEHVQCPTLFIAAGAPVAAGKSSYDQRPAAADLQRLRERVAGSSWVEVPADSYHIAATHPDDCAREALAFIERVDEAHAAAGALAVATEVAS is encoded by the coding sequence ATGGACACCATCCAATTCCACGAAGAACCGGCTGAGGCCGCGCACCACATCGCCGTCTGCGGGGCGCACGATCGCGGCCGATCCGGCGAGCTCTTCTGCATCGAGGACGACTACACGGACGGCTGGCGTACGCCCGACACCGTGCTGCTGCTGCACGGCATCGCGGAACGCGCCGAGACGTGGCGCGCGTGGGTGCCGCAGCTGGCGCGCCGCTACCGCGTGCTGCGCCCGGACCTGCGCGGCTTCGGGCGGTCGAGTGCGCTGCCGGCGGGTTTTACGATCGCCGATTGGGCCGACGACATCGTCCAGATGGTCGACACACTGGAACGTCCGCGCGTGCATCTCGTCGCGACCAAGCTCGGCGCGCTGATCGCCTTCGAACTCGCGCAGCGGCAGCCGCAATGGGTCGCATCGATGACGCTGGCGGGCATGCTGCCGTCGCCGAACCAGGCGCTCGGGCCGTGGATCAACGACTGGCTTGCGATGGTCGAGGGCGACAGCAGCGGCGAGGCCAAAGCGAAGGCAAACGGCAAGCTCAAAGGCAACGGCAAAGATACGGGTAGAGACAAGCTCGGCGGCGTCGAGCGCTGGGCGCACGAAACCATGCCGGGCCGCATGGGCAGCGCGCTTTCCCCGGCCGCAATGCAGTGGTGGACGCGCGCGATGGCGACCGCGCCGGCCGCGAGCGTCGCGGCGTGCTTCCGTCTGCTGCCGGGCATCGATGGCCCAAGCTATCCCGAACACGTGCAGTGTCCGACGCTTTTTATCGCGGCAGGCGCGCCCGTTGCTGCGGGTAAGTCGAGCTACGACCAGCGGCCGGCCGCGGCGGATCTGCAGCGGCTGCGCGAGCGCGTAGCGGGATCGTCGTGGGTCGAGGTGCCGGCCGATTCGTACCACATTGCCGCGACGCATCCGGACGACTGCGCGCGCGAAGCGCTTGCGTTTATCGAACGCGTCGATGAAGCGCACGCGGCCGCCGGGGCGCTGGCGGTCGCGACTGAAGTCGCGAGTTAG
- a CDS encoding MFS transporter: MAEPINVVEIIDTHKISWLQIRVAILGAITLMLDGFDNQMIGYVAPALKSAWHLSAGALGPVFSAGVFGVGLGSILIGPFGDRFGRVKTLLFTVLCFALFSLLLAQATSINELTVLRFFIGLVLGAVIPLVVVLCNEYAPLRHRAKMVTMMTCGYAVGAASGGFLSVHMVPLFGWTSVFYVGAVLPLLLGIALMLWMPESIRFLTLRNDNARIAAILSKIAPSLSFPVEARFMMLTTGRDTGKNDAFSHVRELFTENRTRITLLLWTCLFMNLVVLNFMNNWLPTLVIQTGLPVPQALRTATMLQFGGFIGIVLMGLFADRFGYYKVLAAVFALGCVGIAMISQAGTSQAGLMVTIFMGGFAVIGSQMTLGALSATLYPTRIRATGSSWAFGVARLLSVVGPFVGGLMIARHWPLATIFYCAAAPMLFAMVAVLLMMRSRQPPSTRQEARVQTSRGLS, from the coding sequence ATGGCTGAACCGATCAACGTCGTCGAAATCATCGATACTCACAAAATCAGCTGGTTGCAGATACGCGTTGCAATACTCGGCGCGATCACGCTGATGCTCGACGGCTTCGACAACCAGATGATTGGCTATGTGGCGCCCGCGCTGAAGTCGGCGTGGCATCTGAGCGCCGGCGCGCTCGGCCCGGTGTTCAGCGCCGGCGTATTCGGCGTCGGCCTCGGCAGTATCCTGATCGGTCCGTTCGGCGACCGCTTCGGCCGCGTGAAAACCCTGCTCTTCACGGTACTGTGCTTTGCGCTGTTCTCCCTGCTGCTCGCGCAGGCCACCTCCATTAACGAGCTCACGGTGCTGCGCTTTTTCATCGGCCTCGTGCTCGGCGCCGTCATTCCGCTCGTGGTCGTGCTTTGCAACGAATACGCGCCGCTTCGACACCGCGCGAAAATGGTCACGATGATGACCTGCGGCTACGCGGTCGGCGCGGCATCGGGCGGCTTCCTGTCCGTGCATATGGTGCCGCTGTTCGGCTGGACCTCGGTGTTCTATGTCGGCGCCGTGTTGCCGCTGCTGCTCGGCATCGCGCTGATGCTGTGGATGCCCGAATCGATCCGCTTTCTCACCCTGCGCAACGACAACGCGCGCATTGCGGCGATCCTGAGCAAGATCGCGCCGTCGCTGAGCTTCCCCGTCGAAGCGCGCTTCATGATGCTGACCACGGGCCGCGACACCGGCAAAAACGACGCGTTCTCGCATGTGCGCGAACTCTTCACCGAAAACCGCACGCGCATCACGCTGCTGCTGTGGACCTGTCTTTTCATGAATCTCGTGGTACTGAACTTCATGAACAACTGGCTGCCCACGCTGGTGATTCAAACCGGCTTGCCGGTGCCGCAAGCGCTGCGCACCGCCACGATGCTGCAATTCGGCGGCTTTATCGGCATCGTGCTGATGGGGCTGTTCGCCGACCGGTTCGGCTACTACAAGGTGCTCGCCGCCGTGTTCGCGCTGGGCTGTGTTGGTATCGCGATGATCAGCCAGGCAGGCACGTCGCAAGCCGGCCTGATGGTCACGATCTTTATGGGCGGCTTCGCCGTAATCGGCTCGCAGATGACGCTCGGTGCGCTGTCCGCCACGCTGTATCCGACGCGAATCCGCGCAACGGGTTCGAGCTGGGCGTTCGGTGTAGCGCGGCTGTTGTCGGTAGTCGGCCCGTTTGTCGGCGGTCTGATGATCGCGCGCCACTGGCCGCTCGCAACGATCTTCTACTGCGCAGCCGCGCCGATGCTGTTCGCGATGGTCGCCGTGCTGCTGATGATGCGCAGCCGCCAACCGCCGAGCACGCGCCAGGAAGCGCGTGTCCAGACCAGCCGGGGTTTGTCTTGA
- a CDS encoding UbiD family decarboxylase — protein MSHPDTPFDFDKFRLRRFVEKLIEAGEVAIHEDPVSLADLSARVDETAKASLFKQVGDEKFEMIAAVSGSRKRLAMAFGVDESKVIDEYTRRMANPQKVVEVSSASAPVHQVVITGDDIDLMKLPFHLQHEYDGAPYISSGIDYSVDPATGRTNVGCRRLMFRSRNTMRANLSQPSDLKRVYLACVERGEKLPASFAIGSHPLDYLAAGLRIPVDEFGLVGTLRGESVPMVRGLTNGVLAPADAEMIVEGYFDELGYREKEGPYGEFYGYYGPVHMDPVFHVTAITMRKDVLHQTVRHSGRYLSWTESANLGGLNSELQMWRLLRAANIEPAAVCAVPGTNGRQSARVALKRGTPGQARLAISALASIPRLKTIYVVDEDVNVFSNEEVEWAMSTRFRSDRDIVVLEGFAPFYMDPTTGDHGSIAKVGFDLTAPYGRPETVETRRAFAPRFADASAAPKQFNSVREALASRPMFFMELMTALGSTDGREIALEIDTLTQEGVICRLSDGEWALEGRVEKK, from the coding sequence ATGAGCCACCCCGATACTCCCTTCGACTTCGATAAATTCCGTCTGCGACGCTTCGTCGAGAAGCTGATCGAAGCCGGTGAAGTCGCGATTCACGAAGACCCCGTTTCGCTGGCGGACCTGAGCGCGCGCGTCGATGAAACGGCGAAGGCGTCGCTGTTCAAACAGGTCGGCGACGAGAAGTTCGAGATGATCGCCGCCGTATCGGGCAGCCGCAAACGGCTCGCGATGGCCTTCGGCGTCGACGAAAGCAAGGTGATCGACGAGTACACGCGGCGCATGGCGAATCCGCAGAAGGTGGTCGAAGTATCGTCGGCAAGCGCGCCGGTGCATCAGGTTGTGATCACCGGCGACGACATCGATCTGATGAAGCTGCCGTTCCACCTTCAGCACGAATACGACGGCGCGCCGTATATCTCGTCGGGCATCGACTATAGCGTCGACCCCGCGACGGGCCGCACCAACGTCGGCTGCCGGCGCCTGATGTTTCGCAGCCGGAATACGATGCGCGCGAATCTGTCGCAGCCGTCGGACCTCAAGCGCGTGTATCTCGCCTGCGTCGAGCGCGGCGAAAAGCTGCCAGCGAGCTTTGCGATCGGCTCGCATCCGCTCGACTATCTGGCGGCCGGCTTGCGTATTCCCGTCGATGAATTCGGCCTCGTCGGCACGCTGCGCGGCGAGTCCGTGCCGATGGTGCGCGGCCTGACCAACGGCGTGCTTGCGCCGGCCGACGCCGAGATGATTGTCGAAGGCTACTTCGACGAGCTCGGCTATCGCGAGAAGGAAGGTCCGTACGGCGAGTTCTACGGCTACTACGGCCCCGTGCATATGGACCCCGTGTTTCACGTCACCGCGATCACAATGCGCAAGGACGTGCTGCACCAGACGGTGCGTCATAGCGGCCGTTATCTGAGCTGGACTGAATCGGCGAATCTCGGCGGCCTCAATTCGGAGCTGCAGATGTGGCGCCTGCTGCGCGCGGCGAATATCGAGCCCGCCGCGGTGTGCGCCGTGCCGGGCACCAACGGACGTCAAAGCGCGCGCGTCGCGCTCAAGCGCGGCACGCCGGGCCAGGCGCGGCTCGCGATCTCCGCGCTCGCGTCGATTCCGCGCCTCAAAACCATCTACGTGGTCGACGAAGACGTCAACGTGTTCTCGAACGAAGAAGTCGAATGGGCGATGTCGACGCGCTTTCGCAGCGATCGCGACATCGTCGTGCTGGAAGGCTTCGCGCCGTTCTATATGGACCCGACGACGGGCGACCACGGCAGCATCGCGAAGGTCGGCTTCGATCTGACCGCGCCATATGGCCGGCCCGAAACCGTCGAGACGCGGCGTGCATTCGCGCCGCGCTTTGCCGACGCATCCGCGGCGCCGAAGCAGTTCAACAGCGTTCGCGAGGCGCTCGCCTCGCGGCCGATGTTCTTTATGGAACTGATGACGGCACTTGGCAGCACGGACGGCCGCGAAATCGCGCTTGAAATCGATACGCTGACGCAGGAAGGCGTGATCTGCCGGCTCAGCGATGGCGAATGGGCACTCGAAGGCCGCGTCGAGAAGAAGTAG
- a CDS encoding enoyl-CoA hydratase/isomerase family protein, protein MSGTIIRQLHGRCLELTIDNEEHGNAMSDEMARELADMLDSAADEADLVVLRGAGADFCSGRMSMGKRSGVQPQALDRRRKTEVIFRCYDAFRATPVPVIGVVRGRAHGFGCAIAGLCDITLAASTATFQIPEMAHNILPTMVMSALIDRVPAKELAYLVYSTREIDAAAAQAYGLVSEVAPDATLDAACSALTASMLNMPRAALVGTKEYLRSAPDMPIRGAVDYAQNLHATINSSNEMLKQKDQANQDQR, encoded by the coding sequence ATGAGCGGCACAATCATTCGGCAGTTACACGGACGCTGCCTCGAACTCACGATCGACAACGAAGAGCACGGCAACGCCATGTCCGACGAAATGGCGCGCGAACTGGCCGACATGCTCGACAGCGCAGCGGACGAAGCCGACCTCGTCGTGCTGCGCGGCGCCGGCGCCGACTTCTGCAGCGGCCGCATGTCGATGGGCAAGCGCAGCGGCGTCCAGCCGCAGGCGCTCGACCGGCGGCGCAAAACCGAGGTGATCTTCCGCTGCTACGACGCATTCCGCGCGACACCGGTGCCGGTAATCGGCGTCGTGCGCGGCCGCGCGCACGGCTTCGGCTGCGCGATCGCGGGGCTCTGCGACATCACGCTCGCAGCAAGCACGGCGACGTTCCAGATTCCCGAAATGGCCCACAACATCTTGCCGACCATGGTGATGTCGGCCTTGATCGATCGCGTGCCCGCCAAGGAACTGGCGTACCTCGTCTATTCGACGCGCGAGATCGACGCAGCGGCGGCGCAAGCCTATGGCCTCGTCAGCGAAGTCGCGCCCGACGCGACGCTCGATGCGGCCTGCAGCGCGCTGACCGCATCGATGCTGAACATGCCGCGCGCCGCACTCGTCGGCACCAAGGAATATCTGCGCTCGGCGCCGGACATGCCGATCCGCGGCGCGGTGGATTACGCGCAGAACCTGCACGCCACGATCAATTCGTCAAACGAAATGCTCAAGCAGAAAGATCAAGCCAACCAGGACCAACGATGA
- a CDS encoding LysR substrate-binding domain-containing protein yields MHRLPPLNALRAFEAVARQGTLTRAAEELHVTPTAVSRHIRNLEESLNVRLFDREGGQLLLTSHGKTYARTLARAFEMMGEATDLLSQASARTQITLRAFTTLLVRWMIPRLPDFQLKHPEVDLRLTTAFDAVDFERDKVDLGVRYGQGQWPGLHATRLFSDELVAVGNTAMRDRFADRPLAEALEASTLLVHTLHLDDWPDWFEAAGLEEVVAQNRQPFDDMSLIYQSALDGIGVGMMQRRYLTRDLAEGRLHLLAPAVLRRERGFYLVCRRETASNPAVQSFIKWIEDRRDD; encoded by the coding sequence ATGCATCGCCTGCCCCCGCTCAATGCCTTGCGGGCATTCGAGGCCGTCGCGCGCCAGGGCACGCTCACGCGTGCGGCCGAAGAACTGCATGTCACGCCGACGGCGGTGAGCCGGCATATCCGCAATCTCGAAGAGTCGCTGAACGTGCGGCTGTTCGATCGCGAAGGCGGCCAGTTGCTGCTTACGTCGCACGGCAAGACCTATGCGCGCACGCTGGCGCGCGCGTTCGAAATGATGGGCGAGGCAACCGATCTGTTGTCGCAAGCGTCGGCGCGCACGCAGATCACGCTGCGCGCGTTCACGACGCTGCTCGTGCGCTGGATGATTCCGCGCCTGCCCGATTTTCAGCTTAAGCATCCCGAGGTCGATCTGCGTCTGACCACCGCCTTCGATGCGGTCGACTTCGAGCGCGACAAGGTCGATCTCGGCGTGCGCTACGGACAAGGCCAGTGGCCCGGCCTGCATGCGACGCGGCTCTTTTCCGACGAACTCGTCGCAGTCGGCAACACGGCGATGCGCGATCGCTTCGCGGACCGGCCGCTCGCGGAAGCGCTCGAAGCGTCGACGCTGCTCGTGCATACGCTGCATCTCGACGACTGGCCCGACTGGTTCGAAGCAGCGGGACTGGAGGAGGTCGTCGCGCAGAATCGGCAGCCGTTCGACGACATGTCGCTGATCTATCAAAGCGCACTCGACGGCATCGGCGTCGGCATGATGCAGCGCCGTTATCTGACGCGCGACCTCGCCGAAGGACGATTGCATCTGCTCGCGCCGGCCGTGCTGCGCCGCGAACGCGGGTTTTATCTCGTGTGCCGGCGGGAAACGGCGTCGAATCCGGCGGTGCAGTCGTTTATCAAATGGATCGAGGACCGGCGCGACGATTGA